In one Planctomycetota bacterium genomic region, the following are encoded:
- a CDS encoding transcription termination factor Rho codes for MSKRRRSRSHGRQGMGGGQPGQFGPGGAPGGAPGGAPGGAPGGAPGGAPGGAGGGGPGGHGYGGRRGRGRYRRGGGGGGGGPSVSGAGAVGMDGEGMRAPDAEPEVAENGEPIPLQPGAGVLEMHPNGYGFLRSAETNYTRERTDPFVPGTMIERFRLREGVFIKGMVQPGRRQQGPRVREILEVEGMAPDEYPKVKTFDQLTPINPETWLRLETGQQPLTTRIMDLLTPLGKGQRALIVAPPRTGKTVLLQQVSQAVSANHPDLSLVMLLIDERPEEVTDMRRTVKGEVLASSLDCDVESHVRLSQLVIERCKRMAEAGKDVFLLMDSITRMARAFNKWVGNTGRTMSGGVDIKALDIPKKLFATARVFEEGGSLTIVATALVDTGSRMDELIFQEFKGTGNMELVLDRKLADRRVWPSIDISQSGTRREEKLLDPDTLHAVNMLRRTLSSMHHVDAMEQLTKQLAKFKSNREFISLIASSRSGE; via the coding sequence ATGTCGAAGCGGAGGCGTTCACGGTCGCATGGCCGTCAGGGCATGGGGGGCGGTCAGCCCGGCCAGTTCGGACCAGGTGGTGCTCCAGGTGGTGCTCCAGGTGGTGCTCCAGGTGGTGCTCCAGGTGGTGCTCCAGGTGGTGCTCCAGGTGGTGCTGGTGGGGGCGGACCGGGAGGCCATGGCTACGGCGGTCGCCGTGGACGCGGTCGCTATCGCCGTGGCGGCGGTGGCGGCGGCGGTGGGCCGTCAGTCAGCGGTGCCGGCGCCGTCGGGATGGACGGCGAGGGGATGCGCGCCCCGGATGCCGAACCGGAGGTCGCCGAGAACGGCGAGCCGATTCCGCTCCAGCCCGGCGCGGGTGTCCTCGAGATGCACCCCAACGGCTACGGGTTTCTCCGCAGCGCCGAGACGAACTACACCCGGGAACGGACCGATCCGTTCGTGCCCGGAACGATGATCGAGCGGTTCCGTCTCCGCGAAGGCGTGTTCATCAAGGGGATGGTCCAACCGGGCCGTCGCCAGCAGGGCCCGCGCGTGCGCGAGATCCTCGAAGTCGAGGGAATGGCGCCCGACGAGTACCCGAAGGTCAAGACGTTCGATCAGCTGACGCCGATCAACCCCGAGACATGGCTTCGTCTGGAGACCGGCCAGCAGCCGTTGACGACGCGGATCATGGACCTGCTCACGCCACTGGGGAAGGGGCAGCGGGCACTGATCGTCGCTCCGCCGCGGACCGGCAAGACGGTCCTCCTCCAGCAGGTTTCCCAGGCGGTGTCCGCCAATCACCCCGATCTTTCGCTGGTGATGCTCCTCATCGACGAACGCCCCGAGGAAGTCACCGACATGCGCCGCACCGTCAAGGGAGAGGTGCTCGCCAGCAGCCTCGACTGCGACGTCGAGAGCCACGTCCGGCTGTCGCAGTTGGTGATCGAGCGCTGCAAGCGGATGGCGGAGGCGGGGAAGGACGTGTTCCTGCTGATGGACTCGATCACGCGGATGGCGCGGGCCTTCAACAAGTGGGTCGGGAACACCGGTCGAACCATGTCCGGCGGCGTAGACATCAAGGCCCTCGACATCCCCAAGAAGCTGTTCGCGACCGCGCGCGTGTTCGAGGAGGGGGGGTCACTGACGATCGTCGCCACGGCTCTCGTCGACACGGGCAGCCGGATGGACGAGCTGATCTTCCAGGAGTTCAAAGGCACCGGCAACATGGAGCTGGTGCTCGACCGGAAGCTCGCCGATCGCCGGGTCTGGCCGTCGATCGACATCTCGCAGTCGGGCACCCGACGCGAGGAGAAGCTCCTCGACCCCGACACGCTGCACGCCGTCAACATGCTCAGGCGGACGCTGTCGAGCATGCACCATGTCGACGCCATGGAGCAGCTCACCAAGCAGCTCGCCAAGTTCAAGAGCAACCGCGAGTTCATCTCGCTGATCGCCAGTTCCCGTTCCGGCGAGTGA